The Eurosta solidaginis isolate ZX-2024a chromosome 4, ASM4086904v1, whole genome shotgun sequence genome includes a window with the following:
- the LOC137247682 gene encoding zinc finger protein 34-like — MNVTFNSAQMNVARGQFIDCLCRTCMNELDEASSNGSNTHPQSQWQSIFDTIDEEGGLRIVEIMSNTLPQIEVEASDELPKKICWECIQNLVSVYQFQQMCITSQHRLRALITQCNTDLIMHITESSLRDNKSKSEVLKQESILGSRDQRIELDSVHSLKDLPHSTDADIITIKQAEVEGSASNYLKQKSVVLATKQMIEFELPEAPHSGIADSLQNTIDKAIEQYINSKDDLSEFLKNERSYNEESSAEDSEIELIENELFDDKPEVCDSDVEFVENDPCIQDEANVQQSEGETMHSKVTADDDVMIVAAERQEISPSTSTYNCHLCNKSFKKLRLLDQHLKRHKKQNKLPVEINEKNNETNRFNCDICNLYFYKLETLQYHRLEHNPDKRHSSNHKSHKQSIKHPTDKLKYLCHICNETFEYPSLLTYHTLRTHPKERTHFCKECDKSFDSLESLEQHCTTYNDDRPLERSNYPLMSIEMSQKSHEDNTRHICNVCGAPFTTRDLLRKHKKCHKGEKPYKCNICEKCFANIYRKSRHMRIHTGKNPYKCIYCDHVFGCSNELLRHLRIHLGDNVYRCELCPASFRFASEMRAHVTIHMHDDEETRARNLKALQEEQSRLKFQIVTDGV, encoded by the exons atgaatGTTACTTTTAATTCAGCTCAAATGAATGTAGCACGTGGACAGTTTATCGATTGCCTGTGTCGCACTTGTATGAATGAATTAGATGAAGCGTCCTCAAACGGCTCCAACACACACCCGCAATCACAATGGCAATCAATTTTTGACACAATTGACGAAGAGGGCGGTTTGCGTATCGTTGAAATAATGTCCAATACATTACCACAAATAGAAGTGGAAGCCAGTGACGAGCTACCCAAGAAAATTTGCTGGGAATGCATACAGAATTTGGTAAGCGTATATCAGTTCCAGCAGATGTGCATAACATCTCAACATCGGTTGCGCGCATTGATTACTCAATGTAATACTGATTTAATAATGCACATAACCGAATCATCCTTGAGAGATAATAAGAGCAAAAGCGAAGTCTTAAAACAAGAATCGATACTTGGATCCAGAGACCAGCGAATTGAGCTTGATTCTGTGCACTCTTTAAAGGATTTACCTCATTCGACTGATGCTGatataataacaataaaacaAGCCGAGGTAGAGGGAAGCGCCAGCaattatctaaaacaaaaaagtGTTGTACTAGCTACAAAGCAGATGATTGAGTTTGAGTTGCCTGAAGCGCCACATTCAGGCATCGCTGACTCATTACAAAATACCATCGATAAAGCAATTGAGcaatatattaattcaaaagaTGATCTCAGCGAATTCCTCAAAAATGAAAGAAGCTATAATGAAGAGTCCAGTGCTGAAGATAGCGAAATCGAGCTCATTGAGAATGAGCTGTTTGATGATAAACCTGAAGTTTGCGATAGCGATGTAGAATTCGTTGAAAATGACCCATGCATTCAAGACGAAGCCAATGTTCAACAAAGTGAAGGTGAAACCATGCATTCAAAGGTCACCGCAGATGACGATGTAATGATAGTAGCAGCAGAACGGCAAGAAATAAGCCCATC CACCTCCACATATAACTGCCATTTATGTAATAAATCCTTTAAAAAGCTTCGCTTACTAGACCAGCATTTAAAGCgccacaaaaaacaaaacaaattgccTGTGGAGATAAATGAAAAGAATAATGAGACTAATCGTTTTAATTGTGATATCTGCAATCTTTATTTCTATAAATTGGAGACTTTACAATATCATCGCTTGGAACACAATCCCGATAAAAGGCACTCAAGTAATCATAAATCCCACAAACAAAGCATCAAACATCCTACagacaaattaaaatatttatgccATATTTGTAATGAAA CTTTTGAATATCCCTCTTTGCTAACGTACCATACTTTGCGTACACATCCAAAGGAGCGGACACACTTCTGTAAAGAGTGTGACAAATCATTCGACAGTTTAGA AAGCCTGGAACAGCATTGCACAACGTATAATGATGACAGACCTTTAGAGCGCTCTAATTATCCACTTATGTCCATCGAGATGTCACAAAAATCACATGAAGATAATACACGTCATATTTGCAATGTTTGTGGTGCTCCTTTCACCACACGTGATCTATTAAGGAAGCATAAAAAGTGTCATAAAGGAGAAAAGCCTTATAAATGCAACATTTGTGAAAAGTG CTTTGCTAACATATATCGTAAGAGCCGTCATATGCGCATTCATACCGGTAAAAACCCCTACAAATGCATATACTGCGACCACGTCTTTGGTTGCAGTAATGAACTCCTTAGACATTTACGTATACACTTAGGTGATAATGTTTATAGATGCGAATTGTGTCCGGCATCATTCCGTTTTGCTTCTGAGATGCGTGCACATGTTACTATACATATGCACGATGATGAGGAGACGCGTGCGCGAAATCTGAAAGCATTGCAGGAAGAACAGTCTAGATTGAAATTTCAAATAGTTACCGATGGTGTATAA